The nucleotide sequence ACTATCGCCTCGAAATCCATCTTCGTAGGCACATGCCAATTCTCGTAGGCCTCCAGTCGTTTGACTCGTTCGTCAACGTCTTGGACGCCACGAGTGGTTGGTGATAACGCGGCGGCGCTCAGCATCCAAGCCTTCCATTCTTTGTTGCCCTTCGACTGATTGCACTTGCCGCAGGATGGTACGAGGTTGTGGATTTCTGAGATATAACCAGTAGGTTTCTGCTTCTTCACAAGCGGGCGGAGGTGATCCCATTCGGATGCAACCCCACCGCAGTACGCACATTGAAAGGTGTCTGGCGTCATCCCGAGAATCTCCAGGGACTTCTTGACCTCTTCGGCGCTGGGTGACACGACGGGAATTATGGAATTGATGAATGCGTTCGTGATGCTGGATGAACGTCCGGTAATCTTCATCGGGGTTGGCATTCGGAATAACGATTGGTAGTCCATACTACTCATCCCTCACTTTTGAGATGACCGGCCCACGACGGCCGGCCTACGGGTGATCTTCCTGACCAGAGATTGTCTCCCGCCCAGACCGGCCGTGGGGTACGGCTCCGTGCCTCGACAAACAATCTAAAGAGAGCTGGTCGCGCACAAAAAAGGCATTACGACACAGATGGCGAGCGCCTGTCAACAAAGCCAAAGAGGAGGGGGATCAGAATCTCTACGGTTTTGAAGCGTGGACCGGGCGCGCGGCCATGCGCGCGCATTGCCAAATTGAACTGGAGGGGGGCTTTGAGGAGGATGGAAGCTCATGGTGGCCTGTGAAACAGCTTGAATCGCCCCAAAGACCTAGGCGTACTGGTCATATAGCTCAGGAAAGTGCCCCGATTTCGCAACTTCAGGTGATCAAGCGTGCAAAGCTTCTTGAATTGCCTATTCAAGAATGGCTCTCTGATC is from Terriglobia bacterium and encodes:
- a CDS encoding HNH endonuclease, whose amino-acid sequence is MKITGRSSSITNAFINSIIPVVSPSAEEVKKSLEILGMTPDTFQCAYCGGVASEWDHLRPLVKKQKPTGYISEIHNLVPSCGKCNQSKGNKEWKAWMLSAAALSPTTRGVQDVDERVKRLEAYENWHVPTKMDFEAIVDKDIWAKHWQNWERVLSLMRESQELAATINQSAAGAYKAL